GCTTAGGCCACGTTCGAAACCCGGCAGGGAAAATGATGCGAATAGTCTGTCAGGATTCAACCCGGCGCGCTTTGCTCCTGCACCAGTTGGTCGATGTAAGTGAGCCAGCGCAGTCCCACGAGGATGCGCGCCCGCAGTTCGACGGGGTTGTGCGGCTTGATGAGGTAGTCATCGGCGCCGCTGGCGAGGCCTTCCTCGATTTCGGGAAGGTGATTCATCGCGCTGCGCAGCACGATGTAACAATACGGCATCAGGTAATCCCGACGGATGTTCTGGGCCAGTTCCAAACCCGACATCGAGTCGCGAAACCGGCGGTCGGTGATGACGATGCGGGCGGGGTGTTGCTGAAAAACCGGCCAGAGTGATTCCGCGCTGGGGAAGGAGCGGACGCGGAAACCGTCCAGCACGAGCGTGTCTTCAATGTGGGAACGGTCTTCGGACTGGCGGATGGCCAGATAAATCAGCGTGTCTCGGGGCACGGCTGTCATGGCTCAAGGTTGCCGGCGCAAAGCCGTCGTTGGACGAGCCGGTGCGACGGACGACTGGGATTCGTGAGAGTGATAGCCCCGGTGGGGGAGGGAAGCAATCTCCTTTGTGCCATTCAACTTTGTCCGGGGGCGGTGCGCGGTTGCGTGTGCCTCGCGCATTGCCAATTGTCGGCGGTCACCTAAATTGCCCGCCAGACATCAGCCACCATGAATCGCTTCTACGAGGAACTCGTCCGGGCGGCGACGGCCGGCACGCCCTTTGTGCTGGCGTTGATAGCGGGCGTCAAAGGTTCCAGTCCGCAACGGCAGGGGGCGAAGGCGCTGTTCTTCGCTGATGGTCGCGTGGTGGGCACGCTGGGCGGGGGATGTCTCGAAGCGGAAGTGCATGCCCGGGCCCGCAAGGCATTGCAGACCGGGCAGCCAGCGCGCTTTGAAATGGTTTTGGATCACATCTTCGGTTGGGACGATGGATTGATTTGCGGCGGCAGCGTGCATGGTCTGATCCTTCCCCAGGCGGCGGGCGCCGTGGAAATCTGGCGAATGGCGGCGGCAGCCGTCGAGCCGCGTGAATGGGGCGTAACCAAGGATTATTCCATCGACTGGGTTGGCAACGAGGCGGGCGTCGACTGGTTGTATCGGGAAACCGTGGCCGCGCCGCCCCGCTTGTGGATTGCCGGCTCGGGGCACGTCGCGCAGGCGGTGGTTCCGTTGGCGCTGCAACTGGAGTTTGCCGTGACGGTGTTCGATGACCGGCCTGAGCTGGCGAATCACCAGTGGTTTCCGCCGGCGACCGAACTCCGGGTGGGCGGCTGGCATGAACTCTTGAAGGTGCCGTTGCCGGCGCAGCCGACGTATGGTTTGATCGTCACCCGCGGCCATCAACACGATGCCCTGGTCCTGTCGGAATGGATTCACCGGCCGTTCGTTTTTCTGGGCATGATCGGCAGCCGCCGCAAGGCCCGGTTGATTCGTGAACAATTCCTCCGGCAGTCGGTTGCAACCGTGGAGCAGCTGGATAAAGTATCCTGTCCGGTCGGCCTCGACATCCGGGCGCGAAGCACGCCGGAAATCGCGGTCAGCATCCTGGCGCAATTCATCCAAAAGCGAGCCGAACATGTCAGCGACAAAGAACCTCTTCATCAGCCTGTGTCTAAGCCTCAGCTGGCTCGCGGCGTCTAGCACGCTCGCGGGACAACCGCAGGGAAAACTCATCGAACTGCATTCCTGCGAAGTTTACGCGGGTGCATGCACCGTGTCCGGGCAGGTCACCTTGAGCGGTCGCCACGTGCTGCAAATTTGGGATGTGACGGCCGGGGACTGGCAGGGCGTCAACCTTGCCGGCCTGCGATTTGCGGTATTGGCGGCGGGCCGGGAAAATCTGGCGGCGGAAAACTCGCATGCCGATCAGGCGGTTGTTTATCTGCCGGACCAGGCCAGCCACGTCCAGCAACGGGCGCTCGTGGACTGGGTCAAGACGCGCAATCCACAACTTGCGGCCGCGCATCTGCAGACGCGCGTGGTGCCCATCTCGTTGACGAGTTCTACCAACGGCGCCGCGTTCCAGGCCGGTGCCTTTGTCGCGCTCAGAACGGCTGCGTTGGGCAACTGTGAGAACCGGGTTTGCGGCGAATCGCTCTGGTATCAGCCCAGCACGCCGACTTCCGTTTTCACCGTGGCGCTGAACGAGAGCTCGACGATTCAGGAGCCGCTGATGAAGCTGACTTGGGAGGACTTTGGGAAACGCAGCGTGTTCGTGGCCCGCTTCGGCGTCACGGAAACGGCCAGCAGCCACTTCGTTCAGTCTTCCGACTGGTGCGGTGCGTCGGGCGTTCTTTTTTAGATGCGACCCGACCGGAGCACGAGTCCCATGGCATCGGAATCACTCCCCGCAAGCGGACCCGCGCTGGGGGTGGTGATTCTTGCCGCCGGCGCTTCCGTGCGCATGGGCCGCCCCAAGTTGCTGCTGCCGTGGCGCGGCACGTCCATCATCGGTCACCTGATTGCCCAATGGCACGAACCGGGCGCGGCTCAAATTGCTGTCGTTTGCCGGCCAGGCGATGCAGCGATGCAAGCCGAACTGGATCGGCTGGCTTTTCCACGGGCGGACCGAATTCACAATCCGAACGCCGGGCAGGGGATGTTCAGTTCGGTTCAATGTGCCGCCCGCTGGCCCGGCTGGCGGGATGCCCTGACGGGATGGGCCGTTGTTTTGGGTGACCAGCCCCATCTTCAAACGGGCACGCTCCGGCAGCTTGTTGCGTTGCATGAAAAGCATCCCGCCGCCATTGGTCAGCCACGTTTCGGAGAGCGGGTGGGTCATCCGGTGATTCTTCCGCGGACCGCTTTTGCCGGCTTGCGAACCACGGCGACAGCGACGCTGAAGGACTTTTTAAGCGAAACTATCGGTGAAAAGATTGAATGCGTCGTTGACGACGCCGGTCTCAGACTTGACTTGGACCGGCCCGAAGATTACGAGAAGGCATTGAACCTCTACTCCCGCACCTCATGAGCGATTTTGACTCCGCCCAACCGGGTTCGTTCTCCCGCCGTAATTTCATCAAAAGCCTCGGCACCACGGCCGTCGCCACCGCCGCCGCCCGGGCGCAGGCGGTCGCCGCCGAACTGGAAAAGGTCAATGGCGAAAAAATCGTGGGGCCCGAACCGGTGCCCGTGGCGTTGCAGGTCAACGGCGAAACCCTGCGGTTGCAACTGGAGCCGCGCGTCACGCTGCTGGATGCCTTGCGGAATTATTCGAGCCTGACCGGCGCCAAGGAAGGTTGTGATCGCGCGGGCTGCGGCGCGTGCACGGTGATGCTGGGCGAGGTGCCGGTTTACGCCTGCCAAAAACTGGCCATCGAAGCGCAGGGCCAGCCCATCACCACGGTGGAAGGACTGGCCAAGAATGGTGAATTGACGCCGGTGCAGCGGGCCTTTTTGGAGAAGGACGCGCTCATGTGCGGTTATTGCACGCCGGGATTTGTCATGAGCGTGACGGCGTTGTTGAAGAAGCATCCGCGGCCCACGGCGGAGCAGGTGCGGCACGTCTGCGCGGGGAATCTCTGCCGGTGCGGCACTCAGCCGCGCATCATCGAGGCCGCGTTGCAGGCGGCGGGCGTCAATCCGGTTCGCACCACCCAAACGGAGGTCATCGACTATGCCCAGCTGGCCTAAGGAAACGAAATACATCGGCCACGAGACGCATCGCATCGATGCGCCCGTCAAACTGACCGGCAAAGCCCGTTACTCGTCCGACATCCAGGCCGAGGGCTGGCTCTACGGCATGATCCTGCGATCAAAGTGGCCGGCGGCAAAAATCACGAGTCTCAATCTGGCCCCGGCGTTGAAGGTTCCGGGCATCAAGGCCGCAGTCACCGTCAAGGACGGCGAGCGCATCGTTCGCTACTACGGCGAGGAACTGGCGGCCGTGGCCGGCACCTCCAAGCAAGCCTGCCTCGATGCGTTGCACGCCATCGAAGTCGAGGCGAAGGAGCTGCCGTTCGTAGTGCATGAGCCGGACGCGATGAAACCCGATGCACCGGGCGTTTGGGAAGGTTCGGCCAACGCCTCGAAACCGCGCGTTCGCGAACAGGGGGAAGTGGACAAGGCGTTCTCTGAGTGCGCGGCCGTCATTGAAGGTTTTTATACGACGCCCGTGCAGATTCATCATCCGATGGAAACGCACGGCGCCACCGTTTCGTGGACGGATGAAGGTGTTACCGCGTGGGCTTCCACCCAGGGCATCAGCAGTGTGCGCGACGGTCTGGCCGGTGGCTTGCAACTGGACCACAGCCGTGTTCGCGTCATCACCGATCACATGGGCGGCGGGTTTGGCGCGAAGTTCGGGGCCGGCGTCGAGATGCTGCTTGCGGCGCGCCTGTCCCGGGAGGCCAAGGCGCCGGTTCGTTTGATGCTGACCCGCTTTGATCAGGGGCTGTCCGTGGGCAACCGTCCGTCGAGCTTTCAGAAGATCAAACTGGGTGCGAAGGCGGACGGCACGTTGCACGCCTACGAACTCGACAATTACGGCACAGCAGGCATCGGCAGCGGCGGCGCCTCCGAAGGCGGTGGTTCGGGGGTGGATTTTCCGGCGCCCTACATTTACCGGATTCCGAACACCCGCGTGAATCACACCGTGGTCGCGGTGAACGCCGGTTCTGCGCGGGCGTTCCGCGCGCCGGGCCACCCGCCGGCATCCTACGGAATGGAGTGCGCGATGGACGACCTGGCGGTGAAACTGGGCATCGATCCGCTGGCCCTGCGCATCAAAAATGACTCCAGCGAAATTCGCCAGCGCGAATACAAGCTCGGGGCGGAGCGCTTTGGCTGGAAACAAAAATACCGTCCACCCGGCACGTCGCCTGGGCCAATCAAAACCGGCGTTGGTTGTGGCGCGGCCACGTGGGGCGGGGGCGGCAGCCGGAGCACGCGGGGTGAAGCCCAGGTCAATCCTGACGGCAGCATTGAGGTGCGCCTGGGGGTGCAGGACATTGGCACCGGAACCCGCACGGTGATTGCCGTGATTGCCGCCGAGCTGCTGGGCCTGCGGCCCGACCAGATAACCGTCAAAATCGGCGACACCAATTACCCTCCCGGTCCGGGCAGCGGGGGCAGCACCACGTGTGCATCGGTTTCGCCCACGGTGCATGACATCTGCACGAAGGCGCTGGAACAGTTGCAGACGCAGACGGGCGTCGCGGATGCGCGCGGCGCCAACTGGTTCGCCACCTGCAAGAAGCTCGGCGTCGAACCCATGATTGTTCACGGCGGCTGGCAGCAGGGCCTTTCCTCCAGTGGCGTGGGCGGGGTGCAGTTTGCCGAAGTTGCGGTGGATACGGAAACCGGCCTGATCACCGTCAAGAAAATCACGTGTGTGCAGGATTGCGGGTTGATCATCGACAAGCTGACCGCCGAAAGCCAGGTGAACGGCGGCATTATCATGGGCATGGGATACGCGCTTTACGAAGAGCGTGTGCTGGATGCGCTTTCGGGGGTGCTCCTGAATCCCAACTTCGAAACCTACAAGTTGCCGGGCATTGCGGATGTGCCGGAGATTGACGTGGTGCTTTTGAACATGCCTGAACGGGGTGTCATTGGCTTGGGTGAGCCCGTGACGATTCCCACCGCCGGCGCCATTGCGAATGCGGTGGCCAACGCCATCGGCACGCGCGTGCCCAGTCTGCCCATCACGACCGCCAAGGTGCTGGCCGCACTGGGCAAAGTCCCCAAAGCCAGTTCCTGAACATGAAAGCCTTTGAATATGCCACCGCCCTGTCCACGGACTCCGCCCAGCAAATGGTGGACGGGCACGGCGAATACCTTGCCGGCGGCAACGATTTGCTGGGGCGGCTGAAGGATTACCTCACCGACGCCGGCCGGCTCGTCAACATCAAGTCGCTGCCTGGACTGAACCGCATCGAAAAGGGCGGCACGCATTGGACTCTTGGCGCGCTCGTGACCATCGCCCAACTCGAGGACGACCCGGAGCTCGGCCGGACGTTTCCGGGCCTGCAACATGCGGCGGCTGAAATCGCCTCACAGCAAATTCGCAACGTGGCCACGGTCGGCGGAAACCTCGCGCAACATTCACGCTGCTGGTATTATCGTCAGCGCGACACGGTCTGCCTCAAGAAGCACGGCGACCTCTGTTACGCCCGTCACGGCGACAATCGCTACCACAGTCTGTTTTCCGGCAACACCTGCATCAGCCCGGTCGTTTCCAATCTTGCCACCATGCTGGCCGCGCTCGACGCAACGGTGCTGGTGCAGCGGGAAGGCAAGCCCGTGCGCCTGAGCATTGCCGAGCTTTACGAGCGCGCATGGGAGAATCCCACCGCCCACAACTCGTTGCAGCATGGCGACCTGATTTTGCAGGTGGAAATTCCGACCGCCCGGCCGCAGAGCGCCTACCTGCAGGTGAGCGACAAGCACGAGTTTGACTGGGCGCTGGTCAGTTGCGCCGCCGCGGCGAAGGTCAGCCAGGGCAAACTCAGTCAGGCCCGCGTGGCACTGGGTTGCATAGCCCCGGTTCCGCATCAAGTTCAGGCCGCAAATGTGTTTCTGGAAGGCAAGGTCCTGGATGAGGACACCGTCACGCACGCGGCCGATTTGATTCTGAAGGACGCGCAGCCGCTGGCGTTCAATGGTTACAAAGTGCCGCTGGCGCATGCGCTCATCCGCCGCACCCTCCTAAAGTTGAAAGGCTGAAGCCATGAACCGCCCACTTTGCAAACATCTCCGCACCAAATCCCTTTACGTTGGCGTTGCGCCGCAGGACGCCTTTGCGGACAAGGAAGGGGAACGCGCGTCACCATGCCATTTTTGGTGCAACCGGACCCAGACCGTCGTGGGTGTGGATGACCGGCCCGTTCACAAGGCCACGTGCGATTCCTCGCGTTCATGCTTCGAGGATTGAAGTTCTGCTTTGCAATCGCTGCGCTCAAGTTGGGGTTTGCCGCGAGCAATGCGCCTGTTTGTCTTCAAGCTTGGGAATGTTCACTTGACGAACCGCAGATAGGCCGCTTTGCTGGGCGCCGTTCGCTTTAGGGCGGACTTCAGTCCTCCGGCAATTTAGTTTCTCCGCCGGGTCTTCGGACGCCAGCTTAGCTCAGTGGTAGAGCAACGGTTTTGTAAACCGTCGGTCGTCGGTTCAAATCCGACAGCTGGCTCCAGTTCTTGATGCCCGGGTGCCAGAGATTTTCACCAACGGCTGTCGCCTGTCATTCATCGACGGATAAAAGGACGATTCAAACTTGCAGTGATGCCGTCGCCTGCGGCGAGATGTTCCGGGTTGCTTTTGACTTCGGGAGGCTGGGTTGCGACGGCAGCGGGGGGGGGGCATATAAGGGAGTTTGCCAGGCTGACAATTGGACATTTCGATTTTGGATGTTTTCCTCTCTTGCACAAATCGCCCACGAGGTGCTTCCCTCCGTAAGCATCTATTCGACGCTTCCGGCGCGGGCCTTGCTTTGCGCACGTTCGCGCCAGGTGCCGGGTGTCAGGCCGACTTTCTTGTGGAAAATCCGGGAAAAGTATTGGGGATCTTCGAAGCCGATGCGCAGCGCGATTTCCTTCAGGGAGAGGCTGCTTTGACTCAGCAAGTCACGGGCGCACGCCAGGCGTATGTCCAACAGGTAGTGATGCGGACTCAAACCGGTGTGGTGAGTGAAGGCTCGGCGGAACCAGCGATAGCTGACGTTGAGTTCGGCTGCGAGTTCGGTCATGTCAATTGGTTGCTCCAAGGACGCGCGCAGCCGCTCCATCGCGCGATGGATGATTCGTTGCCCGGGATCCTCGCCGGTGAACTTGGATTGCTGCACGGAATACAGCCGTGCCAGGATCTGCAAGGTCGTGCCGGCGAGCTGTTGTTGGAGCGCCGGAGCATTGGCGCGGACGGACGCCATGATGTCGCTGAACAGGCTCAGCATTTTGGCTTCGGTGCCCGAGCGCAGCACGGGTCGGCCGGTGGTGAAAAATCCGTTTCGCACCAGATGCCGGGCCAGGTTGCCGTTGAACCCGATCCAATGCTCCGTCCAGCCCGTGGCGGGGTCGGGGGCGTAGCTGTGCCATACGCCGGGGAAGAGCAGGAAAACGGTGCCTGCCTCGATGGTTGAACGCCGGGAGGAGCCAGACTTGAACCAGCCCCGGCCGGCGGAGATGTAAACAATCTGGTGTTCCTGCAGCACGCGGCCTCCGGGCATTTGAAAGCGATATTTTTTCGGATGGGTGGCTGGAGGGTAGGCGGTGCCGGGACCAAGGTGGGATTCGCCCACCGTGGTGACGAAGAGG
This genomic stretch from Verrucomicrobiia bacterium harbors:
- a CDS encoding response regulator, giving the protein MTAVPRDTLIYLAIRQSEDRSHIEDTLVLDGFRVRSFPSAESLWPVFQQHPARIVITDRRFRDSMSGLELAQNIRRDYLMPYCYIVLRSAMNHLPEIEEGLASGADDYLIKPHNPVELRARILVGLRWLTYIDQLVQEQSAPG
- a CDS encoding XdhC/CoxI family protein, whose product is MNRFYEELVRAATAGTPFVLALIAGVKGSSPQRQGAKALFFADGRVVGTLGGGCLEAEVHARARKALQTGQPARFEMVLDHIFGWDDGLICGGSVHGLILPQAAGAVEIWRMAAAAVEPREWGVTKDYSIDWVGNEAGVDWLYRETVAAPPRLWIAGSGHVAQAVVPLALQLEFAVTVFDDRPELANHQWFPPATELRVGGWHELLKVPLPAQPTYGLIVTRGHQHDALVLSEWIHRPFVFLGMIGSRRKARLIREQFLRQSVATVEQLDKVSCPVGLDIRARSTPEIAVSILAQFIQKRAEHVSDKEPLHQPVSKPQLARGV
- a CDS encoding DUF1326 domain-containing protein, producing MSATKNLFISLCLSLSWLAASSTLAGQPQGKLIELHSCEVYAGACTVSGQVTLSGRHVLQIWDVTAGDWQGVNLAGLRFAVLAAGRENLAAENSHADQAVVYLPDQASHVQQRALVDWVKTRNPQLAAAHLQTRVVPISLTSSTNGAAFQAGAFVALRTAALGNCENRVCGESLWYQPSTPTSVFTVALNESSTIQEPLMKLTWEDFGKRSVFVARFGVTETASSHFVQSSDWCGASGVLF
- a CDS encoding nucleotidyltransferase family protein; this encodes MASESLPASGPALGVVILAAGASVRMGRPKLLLPWRGTSIIGHLIAQWHEPGAAQIAVVCRPGDAAMQAELDRLAFPRADRIHNPNAGQGMFSSVQCAARWPGWRDALTGWAVVLGDQPHLQTGTLRQLVALHEKHPAAIGQPRFGERVGHPVILPRTAFAGLRTTATATLKDFLSETIGEKIECVVDDAGLRLDLDRPEDYEKALNLYSRTS
- a CDS encoding (2Fe-2S)-binding protein, with amino-acid sequence MSDFDSAQPGSFSRRNFIKSLGTTAVATAAARAQAVAAELEKVNGEKIVGPEPVPVALQVNGETLRLQLEPRVTLLDALRNYSSLTGAKEGCDRAGCGACTVMLGEVPVYACQKLAIEAQGQPITTVEGLAKNGELTPVQRAFLEKDALMCGYCTPGFVMSVTALLKKHPRPTAEQVRHVCAGNLCRCGTQPRIIEAALQAAGVNPVRTTQTEVIDYAQLA
- a CDS encoding xanthine dehydrogenase family protein molybdopterin-binding subunit, with product MPSWPKETKYIGHETHRIDAPVKLTGKARYSSDIQAEGWLYGMILRSKWPAAKITSLNLAPALKVPGIKAAVTVKDGERIVRYYGEELAAVAGTSKQACLDALHAIEVEAKELPFVVHEPDAMKPDAPGVWEGSANASKPRVREQGEVDKAFSECAAVIEGFYTTPVQIHHPMETHGATVSWTDEGVTAWASTQGISSVRDGLAGGLQLDHSRVRVITDHMGGGFGAKFGAGVEMLLAARLSREAKAPVRLMLTRFDQGLSVGNRPSSFQKIKLGAKADGTLHAYELDNYGTAGIGSGGASEGGGSGVDFPAPYIYRIPNTRVNHTVVAVNAGSARAFRAPGHPPASYGMECAMDDLAVKLGIDPLALRIKNDSSEIRQREYKLGAERFGWKQKYRPPGTSPGPIKTGVGCGAATWGGGGSRSTRGEAQVNPDGSIEVRLGVQDIGTGTRTVIAVIAAELLGLRPDQITVKIGDTNYPPGPGSGGSTTCASVSPTVHDICTKALEQLQTQTGVADARGANWFATCKKLGVEPMIVHGGWQQGLSSSGVGGVQFAEVAVDTETGLITVKKITCVQDCGLIIDKLTAESQVNGGIIMGMGYALYEERVLDALSGVLLNPNFETYKLPGIADVPEIDVVLLNMPERGVIGLGEPVTIPTAGAIANAVANAIGTRVPSLPITTAKVLAALGKVPKASS
- a CDS encoding FAD binding domain-containing protein — translated: MKAFEYATALSTDSAQQMVDGHGEYLAGGNDLLGRLKDYLTDAGRLVNIKSLPGLNRIEKGGTHWTLGALVTIAQLEDDPELGRTFPGLQHAAAEIASQQIRNVATVGGNLAQHSRCWYYRQRDTVCLKKHGDLCYARHGDNRYHSLFSGNTCISPVVSNLATMLAALDATVLVQREGKPVRLSIAELYERAWENPTAHNSLQHGDLILQVEIPTARPQSAYLQVSDKHEFDWALVSCAAAAKVSQGKLSQARVALGCIAPVPHQVQAANVFLEGKVLDEDTVTHAADLILKDAQPLAFNGYKVPLAHALIRRTLLKLKG
- a CDS encoding AraC family transcriptional regulator, with amino-acid sequence MPVDSSRTFYRYFPVAERDRDWGLFVTTVGESHLGPGTAYPPATHPKKYRFQMPGGRVLQEHQIVYISAGRGWFKSGSSRRSTIEAGTVFLLFPGVWHSYAPDPATGWTEHWIGFNGNLARHLVRNGFFTTGRPVLRSGTEAKMLSLFSDIMASVRANAPALQQQLAGTTLQILARLYSVQQSKFTGEDPGQRIIHRAMERLRASLEQPIDMTELAAELNVSYRWFRRAFTHHTGLSPHHYLLDIRLACARDLLSQSSLSLKEIALRIGFEDPQYFSRIFHKKVGLTPGTWRERAQSKARAGSVE